A genomic region of Octopus sinensis linkage group LG2, ASM634580v1, whole genome shotgun sequence contains the following coding sequences:
- the LOC115223440 gene encoding heterogeneous nuclear ribonucleoprotein H3 has product MQQQQDQHNDDEGCVVRLRGLPWAATASDVLKFFEGCRVYGEEMGVHFTYSREGRPSGEAFVEFVSNEDKELALKKNNAHMGQRYIEVFRSKKSEMDWVIKRAGSSQVTGQSDAVVRMRGLPFGCSKEEIAQFFTGLEIVPNGIMLPEDRQGRSTGEAYVQYASPEIAKKALDKHMARLGHRYIEIFPSTLQEAYANVGPPRQRNLGFMAGNRPGPYDRNDRFGGSMNAMGGGGFAAGGYGRGRGGRNVKGFFEDDYDEYGGGYGGGMGFGGINRRGNLRPQTRGRLQGGSFARPKGATPGSMYVSKSGHSVHMRGLPFQAIEQDIRDFFRPLDPIRIEFEYRNNRPTGEADVDFSSHQDAVSSMERHKNYIQDRYIELFLNSTPDGRGDGGGVGGGYGDGPMGSGRFGGIGGGMGGGGMGGGGGMNNYGGNFMSDFNSGGGMGGGMGGGMGGGMGAAMNNYGGEFWV; this is encoded by the exons ATGCAACAGCAGCAAGATCAACATAATGACGACGAGGGATGTGTTGTGCGACTCCGTGGTCTTCCATGGGCTGCCACAGCCTCAGATGTTCTCAAGTTCTTTGAAG GTTGCCGAGTTTATGGTGAGGAAATGGGAGTTCACTTCACTTATTCAAGAGAGGGTCGACCTAGTGGTGAGGCTTTTGTGGAGTTTGTCAGTAACGAGGACAAGGAACTGGCATTGAAAAAGAATAATGCTCATATGGGTCAGAGATACATTGAAG TCTTCAGATCTAAGAAAAGCGAGATGGATTGGGTTATCAAGCGAGCTGGATCCAGTCAGGTGACTGGTCAAAGTGATGCTGTGGTAAGGATGAGAGGATTGCCATTTGGATGTTCAAAAGAAGAGATTGCTCAATTTTTCACAG GGCTGGAGATTGTCCCCAATGGGATTATGCTACCTGAGGACCGACAGGGGCGCAGCACGGGGGAGGCCTATGTACAGTATGCATCACCAGAAATAGCCAAAAAAGCATTGGATAAACACATGGCAAGACTGGGGCACAG atatattgaaatattcCCTAGTACATTGCAAGAGGCTTATGCAAATGTTGGACCACCGCGACAACGTAATCTAGGATTCATGGCTGGTAACAGACCTGGTCCTTATGATAGAAACGATCGTTTTGGAGGCAGTATGAATGCCATGggtggtggtggctttgctgCTGGTGGTTATGGCCGAGGAAgaggtggcagaaatgttaaag gATTCTTTGAGGATGACTATGATGAGTATGgaggtggttatggtggtggcatGGGTTTTGGTGGTATCAACAGAAGAGGAAATCTTCGTCCTCAAACCAGAGGTCGATTACAAGGTGGATCTTTTGCAAGACCAAAAGGTGCAACACCTGGCAGTATGTATGTCAGCAAATCTGGCCATTCTGTACACATGAGAGGTCTACCATTCCAAGCAATTGAACAGGATATTAGAGAT TTCTTCAGACCTTTAGACCCAATCAGGATAGAATTTGAATATAGAAATAACAGGCCAACAGGAGAAGCAGATGTTGACTTCAGTTCCCATCAGGATGCTGTATCTTCCATGGAGAGACACAAAAATTACATTC agGATCGTTACATAGAGCTCTTCTTGAACTCTACTCCTGATggccgtggtgatggtggtggtgttggtggtggctatggtgaTGGCCCCATGGGCAGTGGCCGCTTTGGAGGAATTGGAGGTGGAATGGGTGGAGGAGGAATGGGAGGTGGCGGCGGTATGAATAATTATGGTGGTA ATTTCATGTCTGACTTCAACAGTGGTGGTGGCATGGGGGGTGGCATGGGAGGTGGCATGGGGGGTGGTATGGGAGCAGCAATGAACAATTACGGGGGTGAGTTTTGGGTTTGA